A region from the Brachyspira hampsonii genome encodes:
- the guaB gene encoding IMP dehydrogenase has protein sequence MPINIKEALTFDDVLLVPKESDILPKDVVLRRKLTKKVTLNTPLISSPMDTVTESKMAIAMALCGGLGVIHKNMPLEQQTKEVEMVKSFKDIEDKEKATLSEDGSLIAAAAIGISEDRYERIEKLIEAKVDLIVIDTAHGHSKNVLTAIKEIKDKYTQVEVIAGNIATADGAKALIDAGVDAIKIGIGAGSICTTRIIAGVGVPQLTAIHDASEIAKKHNVGAIADGGIKYSGDIVKAFAIGADAVMAGGLFSSTYEAPGDVIIIDGKKYKPYRGMGSVGAMIHGSKDRYFQSEVVNKSKFVPEGIEGVTEYKGHVADVVYQIVGGIRAGMGYIGAKDIQMLQDKAEFIRITNQGLAESHVHDVKITSKAPNY, from the coding sequence ATGCCTATTAATATTAAAGAAGCATTAACCTTTGATGATGTATTATTAGTACCAAAAGAATCAGATATTCTGCCTAAAGATGTAGTTTTAAGAAGAAAATTAACAAAAAAAGTAACATTAAACACGCCATTAATAAGTTCTCCGATGGACACTGTAACAGAATCTAAAATGGCAATAGCTATGGCATTATGCGGAGGATTAGGCGTTATACATAAAAATATGCCTTTGGAACAGCAAACTAAAGAAGTAGAAATGGTAAAAAGTTTTAAAGATATAGAAGACAAAGAAAAAGCTACTTTATCAGAAGATGGTTCTTTAATAGCGGCAGCTGCTATAGGTATATCTGAAGACAGATATGAGAGAATAGAAAAACTTATAGAAGCAAAAGTGGATTTAATAGTAATAGACACAGCACATGGACATTCAAAAAATGTGCTTACTGCTATAAAAGAGATAAAAGATAAATACACTCAAGTTGAAGTAATAGCAGGTAATATTGCTACTGCCGACGGAGCTAAAGCATTAATTGATGCAGGAGTAGATGCCATAAAAATAGGAATAGGAGCTGGTTCTATTTGTACAACAAGAATAATTGCTGGTGTTGGAGTTCCTCAGCTTACTGCTATACATGACGCTTCTGAAATTGCAAAAAAACATAATGTGGGAGCTATTGCTGACGGAGGAATTAAATATTCAGGCGATATAGTAAAAGCATTTGCTATAGGGGCGGATGCTGTTATGGCTGGAGGACTTTTCTCATCTACTTATGAAGCTCCGGGAGATGTTATCATAATAGATGGTAAAAAATACAAGCCTTATAGAGGAATGGGGTCTGTTGGTGCTATGATACATGGAAGTAAAGACAGATATTTCCAGAGTGAGGTTGTTAATAAATCTAAATTTGTACCTGAAGGAATAGAGGGAGTTACTGAATATAAGGGGCATGTTGCTGATGTTGTATATCAAATAGTGGGCGGTATTCGTGCCGGTATGGGATATATAGGTGCTAAAGATATACAGATGCTTCAGGATAAAGCTGAATTTATAAGAATAACTAATCAAGGTTTGGCTGAAAGTCATGTCCATGATGTAAAAATTACTTCTAAAGCTCCTAACTATTAA
- the efp gene encoding elongation factor P, translated as MLPVNDLRKGDAIILDGETYLVVDAHFHRAQQRKANVKTKLKNMLKGNMIEKTFSSTESVEEADISYKKAQYVYEDGNNYIFMILDNYEQVPVDADILGDSKYYLLDNSEVDLQYINDEVTAVRFPIHVVLEVTYTEPGFKGDTTGSTLKPAKLETGIEVNVPLFINIGDKIKVDTRDDSYVERVNK; from the coding sequence ATGTTACCAGTAAATGATTTAAGAAAAGGCGATGCTATAATTTTAGACGGAGAAACTTATTTAGTAGTAGATGCACATTTTCATAGGGCACAGCAGAGAAAAGCGAATGTGAAGACAAAATTAAAAAATATGCTTAAAGGAAATATGATAGAAAAAACTTTTTCATCTACTGAAAGTGTTGAAGAGGCTGATATATCATATAAAAAAGCTCAGTATGTTTATGAGGATGGTAATAATTATATATTTATGATATTAGATAATTATGAACAAGTTCCTGTTGATGCTGATATATTAGGAGATAGTAAATATTATTTATTAGATAACAGCGAAGTTGATTTACAATACATTAATGATGAAGTTACAGCAGTTCGTTTTCCTATACATGTTGTATTGGAAGTTACTTATACAGAGCCTGGTTTTAAAGGTGATACTACAGGTTCTACTTTGAAGCCTGCTAAACTTGAGACTGGTATAGAAGTTAATGTGCCTTTGTTCATTAACATAGGCGATAAAATTAAAGTTGATACTAGAGATGACAGTTATGTTGAGCGTGTAAATAAATAA
- the clpP gene encoding ATP-dependent Clp endopeptidase proteolytic subunit ClpP, whose protein sequence is MTIPYVIEQTSRGERSYDIYSRLLKDRIIFLGGEINDDVANVVIAQLLFLESADPEKDISLYINSPGGVVTAALGMYDTMQYVKPDVATLCVGQAASAGALLLAGGAKGKRFATANSRIMIHQPSGGSRGMVTDMEIQLKETIRLKSILNNIMANHTGQDIKKLEADMDRDYFMSADEAKEYGIIDKVFSSRE, encoded by the coding sequence ATGACTATACCTTATGTAATAGAACAAACAAGCAGAGGAGAGCGTTCCTACGATATATATTCGAGACTTTTAAAAGACAGAATTATATTTTTGGGCGGTGAGATTAATGATGATGTTGCTAATGTAGTTATAGCACAGCTTTTATTTTTGGAATCTGCTGATCCTGAAAAAGATATTTCTTTATACATAAATAGTCCGGGAGGAGTTGTTACTGCTGCTTTGGGTATGTATGATACTATGCAGTATGTTAAGCCTGATGTTGCTACTTTATGTGTTGGACAGGCTGCTTCAGCAGGTGCTTTGCTTCTTGCAGGAGGAGCTAAAGGAAAAAGATTTGCTACTGCTAATTCAAGAATAATGATTCACCAGCCTTCAGGCGGTTCTAGAGGTATGGTTACAGATATGGAAATACAGCTTAAAGAAACTATTCGTTTGAAAAGCATACTTAATAATATTATGGCTAATCATACAGGTCAGGATATTAAAAAACTTGAAGCTGATATGGATAGAGATTATTTTATGAGTGCCGATGAAGCTAAAGAGTATGGGATTATAGATAAGGTTTTTTCTAGCAGAGAATAA
- a CDS encoding peptide ABC transporter substrate-binding protein, with the protein MKKILISVVILSLFMFSCSSKETKDDSIVVSLGGEVATIDPHLNTASAGTVYIRHFFEGLMKKDKEGKLVGGMAENYEMSEDGLTYTFHLRTNAKWSDGVPVTADDFVYSYRRFVDPNTAAPYASLMAPIKNALKISSSDINVEELGIKKIDDYTIEITLENPTAYFLELADMFVPVRKDIIEKYGDDWVSSPESYIGNGPYKMTERIRDDRIVMEINTNYYDKDSMVAKKITVSMISDKNTALAALRNGQIHFSTLVPAQEVENLQKEGLIVMNQAYGTVFFEMNLTNEALKDSRVRRALALAIDRNYIVDSINKSGQKPAGAFVPPLISDYEGEFRTKGGDYISVQTNDYQKNIEEAKKLMAEAGYPNGENYPVLEVLVANDGNVVMVEAIQQMWKNIGVDAVIVPREWAVILQSFRDLSYQMVLSGWTGDYNDPMTMLELYLSYAPSNPGYNNPEYDRLIESSKLIVNPQERMKVLHDAEKILMYDMPIIPIHYRANALMVSKQLKDYKLDPLAKYRFHYSYLEK; encoded by the coding sequence TTAATACTGCAAGTGCAGGTACTGTTTATATAAGACATTTTTTTGAAGGGCTCATGAAAAAAGATAAAGAAGGAAAATTAGTTGGCGGAATGGCTGAAAACTATGAAATGAGTGAGGACGGACTTACCTATACATTTCATTTAAGAACTAATGCAAAATGGTCTGACGGAGTACCTGTTACCGCTGATGATTTTGTATATAGCTATAGAAGATTTGTTGACCCTAATACGGCTGCTCCTTATGCTTCGCTTATGGCTCCTATAAAAAATGCTTTAAAAATATCAAGCAGCGACATTAATGTTGAAGAATTAGGAATAAAAAAGATTGATGATTATACTATAGAAATAACATTAGAAAATCCTACTGCATACTTTTTAGAACTTGCTGATATGTTTGTTCCTGTTAGAAAAGACATTATAGAAAAATATGGAGATGATTGGGTTTCTTCACCTGAAAGCTATATAGGAAACGGACCTTATAAAATGACTGAAAGAATAAGAGATGATAGAATAGTAATGGAAATTAATACTAACTATTATGATAAAGATTCTATGGTTGCTAAAAAAATTACAGTCTCAATGATATCAGATAAAAATACTGCATTGGCTGCTTTAAGAAACGGACAAATACATTTCTCTACTTTAGTGCCTGCTCAGGAAGTTGAGAATCTGCAAAAAGAAGGATTAATTGTGATGAATCAGGCTTATGGTACTGTATTCTTTGAAATGAATCTTACAAATGAAGCATTAAAAGATTCTAGAGTTAGAAGGGCATTAGCTCTTGCTATTGACAGAAACTATATAGTAGATTCTATAAATAAATCCGGTCAGAAACCTGCTGGTGCTTTTGTTCCTCCTTTAATCAGTGATTATGAAGGTGAATTCAGAACTAAAGGCGGGGATTATATAAGCGTACAGACTAATGATTATCAGAAAAATATAGAAGAAGCTAAAAAATTAATGGCTGAAGCAGGATATCCTAATGGAGAGAATTATCCTGTTTTAGAAGTTTTGGTAGCAAATGATGGAAATGTTGTTATGGTTGAAGCTATACAACAAATGTGGAAAAATATTGGTGTTGATGCTGTTATAGTACCTAGAGAATGGGCTGTTATACTTCAGAGTTTCAGAGATTTAAGTTATCAAATGGTGCTTAGCGGTTGGACAGGTGATTATAATGACCCTATGACTATGCTTGAATTATATTTAAGTTATGCTCCAAGCAATCCGGGATACAATAATCCTGAATACGACAGACTTATAGAAAGCTCTAAACTTATAGTGAATCCTCAGGAAAGAATGAAAGTTCTCCATGATGCTGAAAAAATACTTATGTATGATATGCCTATAATACCTATACATTACAGAGCAAATGCTTTAATGGTTTCAAAACAGCTTAAAGATTACAAATTAGATCCTTTAGCTAAATACAGATTCCATTACTCTTATTTAGAAAAGTAA
- a CDS encoding lipase chaperone, protein MKKLFLVLSVMILALSSAYAQDETAAETTDTAATEQTAATDENQGASENTNTVNEVSAFAPSFVDLRNTDDAALDKEYNLLQTNLTKIREDYLFRILYKANKILERYTNVNFIDTNEMFYNAVYYYDLVANPIANDNNVDIALYELDKSFRLYDEVKPIYEILGKTNELAQADYELNLYAGIFNLFKGTAGYYAKSRYHLMNALNNEKAGQNNTTNLIMLNTYLAGVNYNLATINQNSDVSKVYFLNEMFNNLWDLTTLKTADENIKTAKYKLLITKYHKVLYTTSERFRTTYSKYYDELGFTYGKTEDEILSREKMPVYKDSETESSDTVAAETTTTETETAADTAN, encoded by the coding sequence ATGAAAAAACTATTTCTTGTATTAAGCGTAATGATTCTAGCGTTAAGTTCAGCATACGCTCAGGATGAAACAGCAGCAGAAACTACAGATACTGCTGCAACAGAACAAACTGCTGCTACAGATGAAAATCAAGGAGCTTCAGAAAATACTAACACTGTAAATGAAGTATCAGCTTTTGCACCTTCTTTTGTTGATTTAAGGAATACTGATGATGCTGCTCTTGATAAAGAATACAATCTTCTTCAAACTAATCTTACTAAAATAAGAGAAGATTATTTATTCAGAATACTTTATAAAGCCAACAAAATATTAGAACGTTATACTAATGTTAATTTCATTGATACTAATGAAATGTTCTACAATGCTGTTTACTATTACGATTTAGTTGCTAATCCTATAGCTAATGATAATAATGTGGATATAGCTCTTTATGAATTAGATAAATCTTTCAGACTTTATGATGAAGTAAAACCTATTTATGAAATACTTGGAAAAACTAATGAATTAGCTCAGGCTGATTATGAATTAAATCTATATGCTGGAATATTTAATCTTTTCAAAGGTACTGCCGGATATTATGCAAAAAGCAGATATCATTTAATGAATGCTTTGAATAATGAAAAAGCAGGGCAGAATAATACTACTAATTTGATCATGTTAAATACTTATTTAGCAGGCGTTAACTATAACTTAGCTACTATCAATCAGAACAGCGATGTAAGTAAAGTTTATTTCCTAAATGAAATGTTCAATAATCTTTGGGATCTAACTACTTTGAAAACAGCTGATGAAAATATTAAAACTGCTAAATATAAATTATTAATAACTAAATACCATAAAGTTTTATATACTACTTCTGAAAGATTTAGAACTACATATTCTAAATATTACGATGAATTAGGATTTACTTACGGTAAAACAGAAGATGAAATATTAAGCAGAGAAAAAATGCCTGTTTATAAAGATTCTGAAACCGAATCTTCAGATACTGTAGCTGCAGAAACAACTACTACCGAAACAGAAACTGCGGCTGATACTGCTAATTAA
- a CDS encoding superoxide dismutase: MFDLMKLPYGKEDLAPYMSSNTLDFHHGKHLNTYVTTLNDLVSKDSSLQGKSIEELITLSHNNADKQAVFNNAGQVYNHEEFFKMLKKDTAIPAEVKSKIEADFGSFDAFKEAFTTGGKTQFGSGWVWLVMNNGKLEVRKYANAMNPVADKVHGVLTCDVWEHAYYLDYQNRRPDFLTTFVDHLVNWDYVAERIKLAK; the protein is encoded by the coding sequence ATGTTTGATCTAATGAAATTACCTTACGGAAAGGAAGATTTAGCACCATATATGTCTTCCAACACATTGGATTTCCATCATGGAAAACACTTAAATACTTATGTAACTACTCTTAATGATTTAGTATCTAAGGATTCATCATTACAAGGAAAAAGCATTGAAGAATTGATTACTTTATCACATAACAATGCTGATAAACAAGCAGTATTTAATAATGCCGGTCAAGTTTATAACCATGAAGAATTCTTCAAAATGCTTAAAAAAGATACTGCTATACCTGCAGAAGTAAAATCAAAAATTGAAGCAGATTTCGGTTCTTTTGATGCTTTCAAAGAAGCTTTCACTACAGGCGGTAAAACTCAATTTGGTTCTGGTTGGGTTTGGCTTGTTATGAATAATGGTAAATTAGAAGTTAGAAAATATGCTAATGCTATGAACCCTGTTGCTGATAAAGTACATGGTGTTTTAACTTGCGATGTTTGGGAACATGCATATTATCTTGATTATCAAAACAGAAGACCTGATTTCTTAACTACTTTTGTTGATCATTTAGTAAATTGGGATTATGTTGCAGAAAGGATTAAACTTGCTAAATAA
- a CDS encoding trigger factor: MDIKDLNFETSTDEKDLVTLKITISKDAYDKELENQIEYYKPRVNVKGFRVGHAPNNIILSRYREALEGATNEVLIEDAWNTYHDEKNVKALGTPKLLNLEKKDDGLHLDYEYYPIPEFDLPDLSSINVEKNKYTVDDNVVEEAYKLSLQRFSHFEESELKSELGDRVFVKIEFDDDENKKYDKELTVVASDDENESIFARNAVGVKKDDKKLLKTYVDGREATLIMNIVKVEKPDMKDDSKEEDRQKVKESLKEHLIKRAEDRANSELINDTLFNKLIDLVNITLPKGYFEEQLEISLNEFERSMSSRGMSKTDFLISVAKTDEDIRKEYEENVRKQITFDMIMAKLSETYKDSITVNEEKAKEYANRMYQYQSYMGLAKLPKEEQQNIVNYIMRDAHTRATSEAIMDYVKEHVNVSEKDAGEFKPEESDIWGGY, encoded by the coding sequence ATGGATATTAAAGATTTAAATTTTGAAACTTCAACCGATGAAAAAGATTTAGTTACATTAAAAATCACTATTTCTAAAGATGCTTATGATAAAGAATTAGAAAATCAAATAGAATATTATAAGCCTAGAGTTAATGTTAAAGGTTTTAGAGTAGGTCATGCCCCTAATAATATTATACTTTCAAGGTATAGAGAGGCTTTAGAAGGTGCTACTAATGAAGTTTTGATAGAAGATGCTTGGAATACTTATCATGACGAAAAAAATGTTAAGGCTTTAGGTACTCCTAAACTTCTTAATTTAGAAAAGAAAGATGACGGACTTCATCTTGATTATGAATATTATCCTATACCTGAATTTGATTTGCCGGATTTGTCATCTATAAATGTAGAAAAAAATAAATATACAGTTGATGACAATGTTGTAGAAGAAGCTTATAAACTTTCGCTTCAAAGATTTTCTCATTTTGAAGAAAGCGAATTGAAATCTGAACTTGGCGACAGAGTTTTTGTTAAAATAGAATTTGATGATGATGAGAATAAAAAATATGATAAAGAACTTACAGTAGTTGCAAGCGATGATGAAAATGAAAGTATATTTGCTAGAAATGCTGTTGGTGTAAAAAAAGATGATAAAAAACTTCTTAAAACTTATGTTGACGGCAGAGAAGCTACTTTAATAATGAATATAGTAAAAGTAGAAAAACCAGATATGAAAGATGATTCTAAAGAAGAAGACAGACAAAAAGTAAAAGAATCTTTGAAAGAACATTTAATAAAAAGAGCCGAAGACAGAGCTAATAGCGAACTTATTAATGATACATTATTTAATAAATTAATAGATTTAGTTAATATCACACTTCCTAAAGGTTATTTTGAAGAGCAATTAGAAATCTCTTTAAATGAATTTGAAAGATCTATGTCCAGCAGAGGAATGAGCAAAACAGATTTCCTTATTTCTGTTGCTAAAACAGATGAAGATATCAGAAAAGAATATGAAGAGAATGTAAGAAAGCAAATAACTTTTGATATGATTATGGCTAAACTTTCAGAAACTTATAAAGATTCTATAACAGTAAATGAAGAAAAAGCTAAAGAATATGCTAATAGAATGTATCAGTATCAAAGCTATATGGGACTTGCTAAACTTCCTAAAGAAGAACAGCAGAATATAGTTAATTATATAATGAGAGATGCACATACAAGAGCAACTTCTGAAGCTATAATGGACTATGTTAAAGAGCATGTAAATGTTTCAGAAAAAGATGCAGGTGAATTTAAGCCTGAGGAAAGCGATATTTGGGGCGGATATTAA
- a CDS encoding ribonuclease HII — MFFDDKADKFVYEREYLSLGHKYICGIDEVGRGCLFGPVTVAAVIMPLEFYNDTELKIENIVKEVDDSKKISAKKREELYDKIIDKALSFSIYSVDSKTIDEINIYNAVKLAMIKAVEKLSIKPDILLIDAMKLDTDIKQCSIIKGDSKSYSIGCASILAKVYRDRMMNDLPDFYQKYKVSKNKGYGTKEHMKAIEMYGPSDMHRYSFEPMKSNYKKTEDDLLL, encoded by the coding sequence ATGTTTTTTGATGATAAAGCAGATAAATTTGTATATGAAAGAGAATATTTATCATTGGGGCATAAATATATATGCGGCATTGATGAAGTAGGCAGGGGCTGTTTATTCGGACCTGTTACGGTTGCTGCAGTTATAATGCCTTTAGAATTTTACAATGATACTGAATTAAAAATAGAAAACATAGTGAAAGAAGTTGATGATTCAAAAAAAATATCTGCTAAAAAAAGAGAAGAGCTTTATGACAAAATTATAGATAAGGCTTTATCTTTCAGTATTTACTCAGTTGATTCAAAAACTATAGATGAGATAAATATTTATAATGCTGTAAAACTTGCTATGATTAAGGCAGTTGAAAAATTGAGTATTAAGCCTGATATATTATTAATAGATGCTATGAAGCTGGATACTGATATAAAGCAATGTTCTATAATTAAAGGTGATTCTAAGTCCTATAGTATAGGCTGTGCAAGCATATTAGCGAAAGTATACAGAGACAGAATGATGAATGATCTTCCTGATTTTTATCAGAAGTATAAAGTTTCAAAAAATAAAGGATACGGCACTAAAGAACATATGAAAGCTATAGAAATGTACGGACCAAGCGATATGCATAGATATTCTTTTGAGCCTATGAAATCAAATTATAAAAAAACTGAAGATGATTTATTATTATAA
- a CDS encoding Cof-type HAD-IIB family hydrolase — protein MINNIKLIATDLDGTFFNSRSSISDYNKNIFQFLMKNGIEIILATGRSFSGMKPYKDILSNDNYSIIFNGAIIIDNKENFIYDKVIDSDTSKSIIDIYDKYNVHLHVYKGNRHIASESDFYLEKYIRKSKINDISIGLENIDNFEFNKMVFIGDREELERLQNDIRKNFNVHTCFSHTNFLEILASGINKGSALEWICSKKGINRDEIIAFGDNYNDIEMIEYAGIGVAMGNAEDELKRKADYICLSNDEDGVGRFLKTYMKF, from the coding sequence ATGATTAATAATATAAAATTAATAGCAACCGATTTAGACGGCACATTTTTCAATAGCAGGAGTTCTATAAGCGATTATAATAAAAATATTTTTCAATTTCTAATGAAAAACGGTATAGAAATAATACTTGCCACAGGAAGATCTTTCAGCGGTATGAAGCCGTATAAAGATATTCTTTCTAATGATAATTATTCTATAATATTTAATGGTGCTATAATAATAGATAATAAAGAAAATTTTATATATGATAAGGTTATAGATTCTGATACATCAAAATCTATCATAGATATTTATGATAAGTATAATGTTCATCTTCATGTTTATAAGGGAAATAGACATATAGCATCAGAATCTGATTTTTATTTGGAGAAATATATTAGAAAGTCAAAAATTAATGATATATCTATCGGTTTAGAAAATATTGATAATTTTGAATTTAATAAAATGGTATTTATAGGTGACAGAGAAGAACTTGAAAGACTTCAAAATGATATACGAAAGAATTTTAATGTTCATACATGTTTTTCCCATACTAATTTTTTAGAAATATTAGCTTCAGGAATTAATAAAGGCAGTGCTTTGGAATGGATATGTTCAAAAAAAGGAATAAATAGAGATGAAATAATAGCTTTCGGAGACAATTATAATGATATTGAAATGATAGAATATGCCGGAATTGGTGTTGCTATGGGAAATGCCGAAGATGAATTAAAAAGAAAAGCCGATTATATATGTTTAAGTAATGATGAAGACGGAGTAGGAAGATTTTTAAAGACATATATGAAATTTTAG
- the rbr gene encoding rubrerythrin has protein sequence MKDLKGTKTEKNLNEAFAGESMARNKYTYFASVARNEGYEQIAAIFLETAENEREHAKVHFKYLNGIGDTLQNLQSAWEGENEEYENMYPRMAKEATEEGFDEIARSMKLIGDVEKEHRERYAKLREAVKSGSVFKKATKVQWKCRNCGFIVESEEAPELCPVCKHAKKFFEVRVENF, from the coding sequence ATGAAGGATTTAAAAGGTACAAAAACAGAAAAAAACTTAAATGAAGCTTTTGCCGGCGAATCTATGGCTAGAAACAAATATACTTATTTTGCTAGCGTAGCAAGAAATGAAGGCTATGAACAAATAGCTGCTATATTCCTTGAAACAGCTGAAAATGAAAGAGAACATGCTAAAGTACATTTCAAATATCTTAATGGTATAGGTGATACACTTCAAAACTTACAATCTGCTTGGGAAGGCGAAAATGAAGAATATGAAAATATGTACCCAAGAATGGCTAAAGAAGCTACTGAAGAAGGTTTCGATGAAATAGCTCGTTCTATGAAATTAATCGGTGATGTTGAAAAAGAACATAGAGAAAGATATGCTAAATTAAGAGAAGCTGTAAAAAGCGGAAGCGTTTTCAAAAAAGCTACTAAAGTTCAATGGAAATGCAGAAACTGCGGTTTCATAGTTGAAAGCGAAGAAGCTCCTGAACTTTGTCCTGTTTGTAAACATGCTAAAAAATTCTTTGAAGTTCGTGTTGAAAACTTTTAA
- the clpX gene encoding ATP-dependent Clp protease ATP-binding subunit ClpX: protein MSKKNNDKKEVCSLCGRELKELSRYIEGNEGYLCSDCSAIANDYFNMNVQKKKSKEKDYDIKILPPKQIKSLLDEYVVGQDYAKKVLSVAVYNHYKRITQNTEDKNDVEIEKSNVLLIGPTGSGKTLLARTLAKALNVPFAIADATTVTEAGYVGDDVENILLRLIQNADGDIKLAEKGIIYIDEIDKISRKSESRSITRDVSGEGVQQALLKIVEGTIATVPPHGGRKHPHQDNLHIDTSNILFICGGAFIDIEKSIAERTSKKGLGFAAEVNSIDNLNYDEIMKNISTEDLVKYGLIPELIGRLPVIATLEELKEEELMKILKEPKNALTKQYQKLFSYDNIELKIDDEALKSIVKKTMEEHTGARGLRALFERVMLDAMYDMPNDSKEKQVFELDKKYVDDKLGIISE, encoded by the coding sequence ATGTCTAAAAAGAATAATGATAAAAAAGAAGTTTGTTCTCTATGCGGAAGAGAATTAAAAGAATTAAGCCGATATATTGAAGGCAATGAAGGATATTTATGTTCTGATTGTTCTGCTATAGCAAATGATTATTTTAACATGAATGTTCAAAAGAAAAAATCTAAAGAAAAAGATTATGATATAAAAATACTTCCTCCGAAGCAGATAAAATCTTTACTAGATGAATATGTTGTAGGACAAGATTATGCTAAAAAGGTATTATCTGTAGCGGTTTATAATCATTATAAGAGAATAACACAAAATACTGAAGATAAAAATGATGTTGAAATAGAGAAGTCCAATGTACTTTTGATAGGTCCTACAGGAAGCGGTAAAACATTACTTGCCCGTACTTTAGCTAAGGCTCTGAATGTACCTTTTGCCATTGCTGATGCTACTACTGTAACAGAGGCTGGATATGTGGGTGATGATGTTGAGAATATATTGCTTAGGCTTATACAGAATGCTGACGGCGATATAAAATTGGCTGAAAAAGGTATAATATACATTGATGAGATAGATAAAATTTCTCGTAAAAGTGAATCCCGTTCTATTACAAGAGATGTATCAGGAGAAGGCGTACAGCAGGCTTTATTAAAAATAGTTGAGGGTACTATTGCTACTGTTCCTCCTCATGGCGGAAGAAAACATCCGCATCAGGATAATCTGCATATAGATACTTCTAATATACTTTTTATATGCGGAGGGGCTTTCATTGATATAGAAAAATCCATTGCAGAGAGAACTTCTAAAAAAGGTTTGGGTTTTGCAGCTGAAGTTAATTCTATAGATAATCTTAATTATGATGAGATAATGAAAAATATTTCTACAGAAGATTTAGTTAAATACGGACTTATACCTGAGCTTATAGGAAGACTTCCTGTTATAGCTACTTTAGAAGAGCTTAAAGAGGAAGAACTTATGAAAATATTAAAAGAGCCTAAGAATGCCTTAACTAAGCAGTATCAGAAATTATTTTCTTATGACAATATAGAATTAAAAATAGATGATGAGGCATTAAAATCTATAGTGAAAAAAACTATGGAAGAGCATACAGGAGCTAGAGGATTAAGAGCTTTATTTGAGAGAGTTATGCTTGATGCTATGTATGATATGCCTAATGATAGTAAAGAAAAACAAGTCTTTGAACTTGATAAAAAATATGTTGATGATAAATTGGGTATTATAAGCGAATAA